The Cellulomonas shaoxiangyii sequence GCACCCAGGGCACCCGCACGACGCGGGAGGTCTCGGCGCGGCCGGCCGGTCCGGCGACGACCACGACGGTCGGCCGCTGCTCGTCGGAGGGCGCGCGGTTCGAGCCCATCGGCCCGGGCCCGCCCGTCACCGTGATGCGCAGGCGGCCCGCCTCGGCGCCGGCGGCGGCGAGGGTCTCGTCCACCGCCCGCCGGACGACGTCCATCGGCACGGGCGGCAGCCCGAGGCCCTGTGCGGAGCGCTCGAGGCGGGCGAGGTGCCGGGTGAGCGCGAACGCGCGACCGCCGTAGACGGCGCACGTCTCGAAGACGCCGTCCCCCACCGTCAGGCCGTGGTCGACCGCCGTGAGGACGCGGTCGTCGGGTCCGTGCAGGCCGCCGTCGGCCCAGATGACGTGCTCCACGTCACTCATCCTCGCACCGGGACGCCGCCCGCGCGTGGTGGGTGGGCCGCGGACGCGAGGCCCACCAGGCGGGCCGCCTTGAGCTCGGTCTCGTCCCACTCCCGCAGCGGGTCGCTGTGCCACGTGATGCCGGCACCGGTGCCGAACCGCAGCACGTCGTCGGCCCACCAGAACGTCCGGATGCCGACGGCGAGCTCGGCGCGCACGTCACCGTCGTCGCCGACGTGCACCCAGCCGACGACGCCGCAGTACGGGCCCCGGGGCACGGTCTCCAGCGCGTCGATGACGCGCAGCGCCGAGCTCTTGGGGGCTCCCGATACCGACCCCGGCGGGTACGTGGCGTCCAGGACGCGCGCCACGAGGTCGGGCGCGGCGCGCACGTCGTCCGCGAGCGTCCCGGTGACGGTGGAGACGAGGTGGGCCAGGCCCGGGTGGTGCTCGACCTCCAGCAGGCTCGTCACGCGGACGGTGCCCGGCCGGCACACGCGCTGCAGGTCGTTGCGGACGAGGTCGGTGATCATCACGTTCTCGGCGCGGTCCTTGGCGGTGAGCCCGTCGGCCGTGGCCGCCGTGCCCTTGATCGGCGCGGACGTGAGCTCACCGTCGCGCAGGCGCAGGTAGAGCTCGGGCGACGCCGTGACCACCCAGCACGCCGGGTCCGCTCCCCCGCCCGGCACGTGGACGCCGCCGGCGTACGGCGCCGGGTTGCCGGCCTCCAGGCGCGCCGCCAGCGCCCCCGCGTCCGGCCCGGCCGGCCCGGCCGGGAGCGGCGCCGCGAGCACCCGGCAGAGGTTCGCCTGGTAGACGTCCCCCTCGCGGACGTGGTGGCGCACGCGGTCGACGGCCGCGACGTACGCCTCCCGGTCGAGGGACGTGCGCCAGCCGCCGGGCTGCGGGCCCTGCCACGCGGCGGGGTCACCGACGGGCGCGTCGGCCCCGGCACCCGTGACGACCTCCGCGAAGCGCCACGCGTCGACGCGGCCCTCGAACGTGCCGACGACCGCCCACCAGCCCGGTGTCGTGAGCGCAGCCGGGTCCGTGCGGACGTCCGCGTGCTCGACGACGCCGCTCGCCCGGACGCCGGCGAACCAGGCCCGGCCGGGGCGGGGGGCGACGGGCGTGGGCACGGCGTCAACCTACCGAGCGGGGCCGCCCGGGCGGCCGTCCCGTCCGCGCCGCGAGTGCCCGACCTGCGGCGACGCGTCGGTGACCGTGCCGCGGGGATTCGTCCGCCCGCCGTCCGCCCGCCGCGACGGCGTGCCCGGGCACGTGGTCCGCGGCACACGGGAGCCGGTTGGACTCCTGCGTCGAACCTGGTCTAGAGTCTTCGACGCACCCCGGAACGCCGGAAACGGCGGGACGGAGATGTGCGGACGTGGCTCAGTGGTAGAGCATCACCTTGCCAAGGTGAGGGTCGCGGGTTCGAATCCCGTCGTCCGCTCGGAGAATCATCCCCGCCGGCTTTCCGAGCCGTTGTGGACTCCGGTTCCACCGGTGGAGTGGCCGAGAGGCGAGGCAGCGGCCTGCAAAGCCGTATACACGGGTTCGAATCCCGTCTCCACCTCGTAGCAACTCCCCCAAGGGGCGATTGGCGCAGCGGTAGCGCGCTTCCCTGACACGGAAGAGGTCACTGGTTCGATCCCAGTATCGCCCACCCGCAAGGCCCCAGGTCATCGACCTGGGGCCTTCGTCGTACCCGGGGAAGCGCCCGCCGATGCCCCTGGCCGCGGTGGAGCCCGAGGGCGAGGAACCTGCCGCGCACGCGCCAGAGCGCTCACCACGGGAGGAGGCCGTCCTCGTCCGAGAGGGTGCCGGTGGGACCGTCCGGGCCCAGCGTCGCCAGGCGCACGACGACCCGGGCGCTCTCCGCCGCCGGGCGCCCGATGCCGAAGGCGGCGGTCATGTCGGTCGCCGTGGTGCCCGGCTCGACGGCGTTGAACCGGATGCCGGGCTCGGCCTTGGCGTACTGCACCGTCAGCATGGTGGCCGCCGCCTTGGACGCGGAGTACAGCGCGAGCGACAGGTCGAACTCCGGCCGCTCGGGGTTGGTCACCGCCCAGAACGAGCCGGCGCTGCTCGAGATGGTGACGACGTTGGCGTTCTGCGACCGACGCAGCAGGGGCAGCGCCGCCTGCGTGACGCGCACGATCCCCACGGCGTTCGTCTCGAAGGACCTCGACGCCGCGGGCCCGTCGAGCCCCGTCTCCAGGACGCCCGCGCTGTGCACCAGCACGTCCAGCCTCCCCTCGGCCGCGTCGATCGCCGCCAGGGCGCTGGTCACGGAGGCGTCGTCGGTGACGTCCAGCTGCACGGTGCGGGCGCCGAGCACCGCGGCGGCGGCCTCCCCCCGCGCGGCGTCGCGCGCGCCGACGTACACGACGTGCCCCGCTGCCACGAGCTGGCGGGCGGTCTCGAACCCGATGCCCTTGTTGGCCCCGGTGATCAGTGCGACGGTCATGTCGTCCCTCTCGACTCGATCGGCCCGGTCGGGCCGTCGAGGACGCTAGGAGCGGCGCTCCCGCCCACCCAGGGCCCTGCGCAGCCGGGGGTGTGACGGGACCCCCGCTGACCGGTGGGCAGGGGCCTACGCTCGCCCCCGTGAGTGAGTCGACGAACGCGCTCGGGGCGTTCCTGCGGGCCCGGCGGGAGCTGGTGACGCCCGCGCAGGCGGGCATCCCCGACGTGGGTGTGCGGCGTGTGCCGGGGCTGCGCCGGGAGGAGGTCGCGATGCTCGCCGGCATCAGCGCCGACTACTACCTACGGCTCGAGCGGGGCCGTGACCGCCGTCCCTCGGTCCAGGTGCTCGAGTCCATCGCCCGTGTGCTCCAGCTCGACGACGACCACGTCGCCCACCTGCTGACGCTGGTCGCCGAGCTCCCCCGGCACCGGCGGCGCCGGCCGCGGACCCAGACGCCGCCCGCGGGGGCACTCAAGCTCCTGGACTCGCTGGCGCAGCCCGCCTTCATCGAGGACCGGCACTTCGACATCCTCGCCGCGAACGCCATGGCCACGGCGCTCTCGCCGCGCCTCGCCGTCGGAGGCAACCAGCTGCGGGACCTGTTCGTGGACCCGGCCGAGCAGGCGCTGCACGTGGAGTGGGAGGGCGTCACGGAGTGTTTCGTCGCCAACCTGCGGCAGGCGGTGGGGACCGACGTGGACGACCCCCGCTTCATCGAGCTGACGGGCGAGCTGTCGCTGGCGAGCCCCCGGTTCCGCGAGCTGTGGGCCCGCCACGAGGTGCGCGGGCAGCGGGGCACTCCCCTGCGGTTCGACCACCCCCAGGTCGGGGAGATGACCCTCAACCGCGAGCGGTTGACCATCAACGGCACCGACGGCCTGATGCTCGTCGTCTACCACCCCGACGCCGCGTCCGCCGATGCGCAGAAGCTCGCCCTCCTGGCCTCCGCCGCCCTGCCCACCGCGAGCCGCGACCGCGACGTGGCGAGCGCGCCGTCGACCACGACGCGAGGAGCAGCGCTGTGACGACCATCGGCATCCTCGGTGCCGGCCAGGCAGGGAGCACCCTCGCCCGGGCGTCGATCGCGGCCGGGTACGACGTCGTGATCGCGAACTCCCGCGGACCGGAGACCCTCGGCGGCCTGCTCGACGAGCTGGGCCCGCGGGCGCGCGCCGCGCACGTGGCGGAGGCGGCGGCGGAGGCCGACTTCGCGGTCACCGCGTTCCCGTACGCGCCCCACGCCCGGCTACCGGTCGAGGAGCTCCGGGGAAAGGTCGTGCTCGACAACAACAACTACATGGCCTGGCGCGACGGGAACATCCCCGACGTCGACCTCGGGCGCACGACGATCCACGAGCTGCGTCAGGAGCAGCTGCCGACGTCGAAGCTCGTGAAGGCGTTCACCCACATCCAGTTCCACGGACGTCACCCCGTCCGGGTCCCGGGCGACCGGATGCCCGCCCTGCTCCGGCTGGCCAGGCCGGCCGGCGCCCCCGATCGCACGGCGCTGGTCGTCTCGAGCAACTTCCCGGACGCCGTCGAGCTCGTGACCCGCTACTACGACGACCTGGGTTTCGACGCCGTGGACAACAGCCCGCTCAGCGAGTCATGGCGAAGCGCCCCCGGAACGCCGATGTGGCGCCATCACGTCGACGGGCAGACCCGGGAGGAGCTCGTCGAGAACCTGCGGCGCGCGGAGCGGGTCGTCGGCCCGTCACGTCGAGGCGCACCCGGGGCGGCACGGCACGACGTCCGCTAGGCCGAGGTCGACCGGCCCACCTCGACGGCGTCGGGCGTGGCCGCGTCGGTGCGAGGGGGTCCCGGCGGCGTGGCGGCCGTCGGTTCGCGAGCGTCATTGCGGCGGGTCTCCGGATCCGTGCCATCCGAGGTTCCTCGTCTCGGCGACCGGCGGCCGAGCGCGCACGATCGAATCGGTTCGCCTCGGTGCGGGCCACCCGGACGTGCGATATGTCTGGATTCTGCGGATGTTCGCTGCTACCTTCGAACCGGTTCGACACCCGACACCGTGGTCGGGCGGTTCGAGAGGAGGCGCAGTGGCCACCATCGGTGACGTCGCGAAGCTCGCGGGGGTCTCCCGCAGCACCGCGTCGTACGCACTCTCGGGCAAGCGCGCGATCTCGGACGAGGTCCGGGACCGCGTCTACGCCGCCGTGCGCCAGCTCGGGTACACGCCCAACGCCGGCGCCCGCGCGCTCGCGACGTCGCAGACGATGGTGATCGGGCTGCTCGCCCAGTTCCTGCCCGACGAGTTCGCGCCCGCCATGCTGCAGTACATCCTCGGGGTCTCCGACAGTGCCCGGGAGCTCGGCTACGACATCCTGCTGGTCACGGAGGAGGACGGGACCCGGGCGCTGAAGCGGATCACGGACTCGCGCGCCGTCGACGGCGTGGTCCTCCTCAACGTCGCCGAGGACGACGAGCGGCTCCCGATCCTGCGCGAGGCGGCCCAGCCCGGTGCGCTCGTCGGGCTGCCGGCGGACTGCGCCGGCGTGGACGTCTTCGACCTCGACTTCGAGGAAGCGGGCCGCATGATGGTCGAGCACCTCGTGCGACTGGGCCACCGCGAGCTGGTGCTGGTCTCGCAGCCCGAGCACGTCGTGCAGCGCGGCGGGGCCTACGTCTGGCGCCTGCAGAACGCCGCTCTGGAGGCCGCTGCGCTGCGCGGCGTCGTCCTGCACACGTACTTCGGCGCCTCGCGGCAGCCCGAGATCGGGCGCCAGCTGACGCAGCTCCTCGACGCGCACCCGACCGCGACGGGTCTGCTGCTGAACAACGAGGCGGCAGCCGCCGCGCTGCCGTCGGTGCTGAGCGGGCGCGGCCTGCGCGCGCCCGAGGACCTGTCCGTCGTCGGACGCTACTCCGACGAGTTCGCGCGCACGTTCTCCCTGCCCTACTCGTCGATCGAGAGCGCGCCCGACCGCCTCGGCCGCATGGCCGTGCGCACGCTGGTGGACCGGATCGAGCGACGGGCCGGTGGCCCGCACGTGGTCCGGTTCATCTCGCCGGACTTCGCCGAGCGGCACAGCACGGCCCCGCCACGGGCGGCAGGGTCGCCGGCGCCGCGCCGGGACCACTGACACCTCGGTCGGTGGCGCGCCGCCGAGCCGCCACCACGTCGTCGTCGACGACCGCACCGGGCACCCCCTGTCCGGCTGTTCCGCGATTCAAGGAGGAATCACGTGAAGCGAATCTCCCTGCCGGTGCGCGTCCTCGGCGTCGCCGGCGCCCTCGCGCTCGGCCTGGCGTCCTGCTCGTCCGGCGGTGCCGGCGGTGACGAGACCGGGTCGGGTGCCGGCGGCGGCACGTACACCTGGTGGGACCCGTACCCCCAGCACGAGGACGGCTCCGAGTGGGCGAACCGCGTCCAGGCGTGCGGCGACGAGGCCGGGGTCACCATCGAGCGGACGGCGTACGACACCACGGCGCTGACCAACCAGGCGCTGCTCTCGGCCCAGGAGGGCACGTCACCCGACATCATCCTCATCGACAACCCGGCCGTCTCCACGCTCGCCGACACCGGCATGCTCAGCACGATGGAGGAGCTCGGGTTCGACACCGAGGGGATCGACGCGAACCTGCTCGCCGCCGGCGTCGTCGACGGCTCGACCTACGGCATCCCGATCGGCGCCAACACGCTCGCGCTCTACTACAACAAGGCGATCCTGGACGCGGCCGGCGTCGACCCCGCCACCGTCACCGACTGGGCGAGCCTCGAGGACGCGCTGGCGAGGGTGAGCGCGACCGGGAGCAAGGGCATCACGTTCGCGGGCATCGGGACCGAGGAGGGCTCGTTCCAGTTCCTGCCCTGGTTCTGGGGGGCCGGCGCCGACCTGCGTGACCTCGACTCGCCGGAGGCGGTGGCGGCCCTGACGCTGTGGACGTCGTGGCTCGAGCAGGGGTACGCGCAGCAGTCGGCGATCAACAACTCCCAGAACACGACCTGGGAGGAGTTCCTGACGGGCACCTTCGCGTTCGCCGAGAACGGGACCTGGCAGGTCGACAGCGCCGCGGAGGCCGACTTCGAGACCGGCTACATCCAGATCCCGGCCCAGGACGGCGGGGGCGCACCGGCGCCCACCGGCGGCGAGTTCATCGTGGCCCCCGTGCAGACGAGCACGGACCGCTACGAGGTGACCACCCAGATCGTCGAGTGCATGACGACGCCCGAGGGCATGGTCGAGACCGCCGAGACCTTCGCGTACTACGTGCCGCCGACGCAGGAGGGCCAGGCCGTGCTGGTCGAGGCGCACCCCGAGCTCGAGACGTGGGTGGAGGCCGTCCGTGCCGCGAAGGGCCGCACCTCCGACGACCTCGGGACGGACTACCCCCTGGTCTCCGAGCAGCTGTGGACCGCGGTGCAGCAGGCCCTGTCGGGGGCCGCGACGCCCCAGGAGGCCCTCACCGACGCGCAGGCGGCCGCCGAGTCCGCGACCAGCTGACCCTCCCGTCCCAGCTCCCCCGGGTGACCACGTCATGACCTCCACCCCGACGACCGTCGGGCGGGCCGGCGTGACCGGAGGGGCGTCCGGTGCAGTACCGGCCGGCGCCCCTCCGGTCCACCGCGCGCGCCGGCCGCGACGGACCTCGACCTCGTGGGCAGCGCTCGCGTTCGCCGCGCCGCTCCTGGTCTACCTCGCGGTGTTCTACGCGTTCCCGCTGTACCGCAACGTCGAGCTCAGCCTGCACGACTACACGGTCCGCGCGTTCGTCCGCGGCGACGCCGAGTTCGTCGGTCTGGACGTCTTCCGGGAGGTCGTGACGTCGTCGACGTTCCCGGTCGCGGTCCGCAACACCGCGATCTTCGTCGTCGTCTCGCTCGTGCTCCAGTACACGATCGGGCTGGCGCTCGCGGTGTTCTTCCGGGGCACCTTCCGGCTGTCCGCGGTCCTGCGCGCGATGTTCCTCGTCCCGTGGCTCCTGCCGCTCATCGTGTCCGCGTCCACGTGGGCCTGGATGCTCAACAGCGACAACGGGATCGTGAACGCGGCGCTCGGTGCCTTCGGCGTGGATCAGGTCAACTGGCTGACGTCGCCCGACCTCGCCATCTGGGCCGTCACGATCGCCAACGTCTGGCTCGGCATACCGTTCAACCTGGTCGTCCTGTACTCGGGGCTGCAGAACCTGCCCGGCGACGTGTACGAGGCGGCGTCGCTGGACGGCGCCGGTGCCTGGCACACCTTCCGGCGCATCACGTTCCCGCTGCTGCGTCCGGTCTCCGCGATCACGCTGCTGCTCGGGTTCATCTACACGCTCAAGGTCGTCGACGTGATCTGGGTGATGACCACCGGCGGTCCCGCCACCTCCTCGACGACGCTCGCCGTGTGGTCCTACCGCGAGGCGTTCGGGACCGGGCAGCCGGACTTCTCCCCCGCCGCAGCGGTCGGCACCCTCCTCATCCTCGTCGCCGTCGTCATCGGCTTCCTGTACCTGCACCTCCAGCGCCGCGAGGAGACGAGCTCATGACCGCGCGCCGCAGCCGGTGGAGGACCGCGATCGGCGTCGTCCTCACCGCCGTCATGCTCTTCCCGGTCTACTGGATGGTGAACGTCTCGCTCACCCCGACGAGCGCCCTGCGGCTCGACCCGCCGCGGCTGTTCCCGGTCGCCCCCACGCTCGAGGGGTACCGGGCGGTCCTGCAGCAGCAGCTCCCTGCGCTCGGCACGAGCCTGCTCGTGGGGCTCGGCTGCGTCGCCGTGACCCTGCTCGTCGCCGCGCCCGCGGGGTACGCGATCGCGCTCCTGCGACTGCGCGGTCGCGGTCCCCTGAACTTCCTCCTGCTCGTGGCGCAGATGATCCCGGCCGTCGTCATGGCGATGGGGTTCTACGCGATCTACGTGCGGCTCGGCCTGCTCAACAGCCTCCCGGGCCTCATCGTCGCCGACTCGACGGTCGCCGTGCCCTTCGGGGTGCTGCTGTTCTCGGCGTTCATGTCGGGGATCCCGAGGGAGCTGGTGCAGGCTGCGACCATCGACGGCGCGGGCGTCTGGCGCGTGTTCCGGTCGATCGTGCTGCCGATGAGCCGCAACTCCGTCCTGACCGTGTCGCTGTTCGCGTTCCTGTGGGCCTGGTCCGACTTCATCTTCGCCTCCACCCTGAACCGCAACGGCGAGCTCGTGCCGATCACGCTGAGCATCTACACGTACATCGGCAACAACACCACCCAGTGGAACGCGATCATGGCCACCGCCGTCATCGCGTCGATCCCCGCGGCGATCCTCCTGGTCGTCGCCCAGCGCTACGTGGCCGCCGGCGTGACCGCCGGAGCCGTGAAGGACTGACAGCGACCATGACGACAGCCGCGCCGCCCCTCGGCCCCGACCGACGAGCGGCCGCACCGGTGGTGCCGGGTGCCGGCACCCGCCGGGGCGTCGCCCTCCCCGAGGTCGCGCTCCGCGCCGGGTTCTGGCAGCGCCTGCAGGACGTGAACGCGAACGCCACGCTCGACCACTGCCTCCACTGGATGGAGCGCCTCGGGTGGCTCACCAACTTCGACCGCGTGGCCCACGGGACGACCGGTGGCGAACGGCCGGGGTGGCAGTTCTCGGACTCCGAGGTCTACAAGCTGATCGAGGCGCTGGCGTGGGAGCACGGCCGGACCGGCGACCCGGGCGCGGACCGGCTGGTCCGCGCGCTCACGGCCCGGGTGGCAGCGGCGCAGGACGAGGACGGCTACCTGAACACGTGCTACGGCCACGCGGGGCAGGCACCGCGCTACCGCGACCTCGAGAGCGGCCACGAGCTCTACTGCACGGGACACCTCCTGCAGGCCGCCGTCGCCCGGCTCAGGACGCACGGTCCCGACCTCCTGGTCGAGGTCGCGCACCGGGCGGCCGACGAGGTGTGCCGGACCTTCGGCGCCGAGGGTCTGGACGCCGTCTGCGGCCACCCGCAGATCGAGCTCGGGCTCGCCGAGCTCGGTCGCGCGCTGGGCGAGCCGCGGTACACGGACCAGGCCCGGCTGTTCGTCGAGCGACGGGGGCACGGCCGGCTGCGACCGCTGCCGCTGCTCGCCCCCTCCTACTTCCAGGACGACGTCCCGGTCCGGAGCGCGGAGTACTGGCGCGGGCACGCGGTGCGGGCGCTCTACCTGACGGCCGCGGCCGTCGACGTCGCCGTCGACACGGGCGACCACGAGCTCCTGGACGCGGTGGAGCGGCAGTGGGACCGCTCGGTCGAGCGGCGCACGTACATCACCGGCGGCATGGGCTCGCGCCACCAGGACGAGGGCTTCGGGGAGGACTGGGAGCTCCCGCCCGACCGCGCGTACTGCGAGACGTGCGCCGGTGTCGCATCGGTCATGGTCTCCTGGCGCCTGTACCTGGCCACGGGCGACGTGAAGTACGCCGATCTCATGGAGCGCACCTTCTACAACGTCGTCGCGACGTCGCCGCGGGAGGACGGCCGCGCCTTCTTCTACGCCAACCCGCTGCAGCAACGGGTCGCCGGGACGGACGTCCCGGCCGACGCGGAGAACCCGCGCGCCGAGGGCGGCGTCCGTGCCCCGTGGTTCGACGTCTCGTGCTGCCCCACGAACGTCGCGCGCACGCTCGCGTCGTGGACCGCGTACCTCGCGTCCGTCGACGGCACCGAGGTGACGCTGCTGCAGTACGCGTCCGGGGTGCTGTCGCTCGACCTCGCCGACGGCAGCCGCGTGGTCCTCGACGTCGAGACCTCCTACCCGCACGCGGGGACCGTGGCGGTGCGCGTCGTCGAGGGCCCGGACGTGCCGGTCGACCTGCGCCTGCGCGTGCCGGCGTGGGCGTCCGGCGCGATGGTCCGGCGGGGAGGCGTCGCGTCCGCGGTCGAGCCCGGCTGGACGACCCTGGACGGGGTCCGCGCCGGCGAGCGGGTGGATCTGGTGCTCCCGGTGGGTCCCCGCCTCACCTGGCCCGATCCGCGCATCGACGCGGTGCGCGGGTGCGTGGCGGTGGAGCAAGGGCCCGTCGTGCTGTGCGTCCAGGACACGGACGTGCCGGAGTGGCTCGACCTCGACCTGCTCGTGCTCGAGCCGGCGGCGCCGCTCGTCGGGGACGGCGACGGCGCCCTCGTCACCGTGCGCCCCGTGCGCACGCCCGAGCGCGGCCGCACCTACCGCAGCGCCCGCCCGGACCTCGAGCCCGGTGAGGCCGTCCGGGTGCGGTTCGGCCCGTACCACGCGTGGGCGAAGGAGCCGACGACCATGCGGGTCTTCGTACCGGTCGCCCCGGCGCGGGACACCGACTGACCGGCGCAGCACCTCCGGGCGCGGACGCGGCCCCGTGGAGCTCACGCTCCGCGGGGCCGCGCCGCGCCGCCCGGGCGCCGCCGCGCGTCAGCGCAGCGTGATGCTGTCCAGCTCGGCGTAGCCCACGCCGCCGCCGAAGGACGGCGCCCCCTTCGCGAGCCGGATGACGTTGTAGCCCGCGCGCAGCTGCACCGTGACGTTCGCCGTGGCGAACTGTGCCCACCCGGCCGTCGGGGCGTACGACACCGTGCTGAACGCGCCGCCGTTGTAGGCCAGGCCGTGCGTCGACGTGGCACCCGTGCCGTTGGCGTAGCGGACCGCCATCGTGTAGCTGCGTGCCGTGGGCACGTTCACCACGAAGTCGACGAAGCTGTGCGAGCGCATGTCCGCCACCCCGTCGATGCCGCCGACGTACGCCCCGTTGGACGCCGCGGAGGACGTGCGCGTGGCCGCGTTCACCACGGTCGCGTTCTCGGCCTCGTACACCTGCTGCCACGAGGTCGTCGGACCGGCCGCCGGCGTCACGAGCACCTGGTAGACGCCCTCGGCCGTCATGCCGTTCACCGGCACGGTGACCGACCCGTTCGTCACCGGCACGGTCGAGCTCGACAGCACGGTGGGTGCCGCGACCGCGGTGCCGCGACCGGTGCCCGGGGTCGACGACACGGTGACCCGGACCGACGACCCGAAGGCCCCCAGGCCCGTCAGCCGCACGGCGTTGTTGCCGCTGTCACCGCCGAGCACCACGTTGACGATCCGCCGCGTGGAGTCGTAGGACGCCACGCCGTCCAGCCAGCTCTGCGGGACGTTCCGGACGATGTTGCCCGCCATGTCGCCGTACCACCGGTACGCCCAGTAGGACGCAGTCGGCCGGCCGGACGTCGTGAACAGCCCGTTGAACGTGCCGGCCTCGAACCAGTAGGCGCGGTGGGCGTCACGTGCGCCGTGCCGCTCGAGTACCGCCATCCAGTGCAGCGCCACGCTCGGGATGTCCATCTGCCTGAGCGAGTTGTACTCGTTGATCGAGATCTGCCGCGGCGAGATGCCGAGCGACCGCTCGAGGGCACGGTAGTCCGCCACGTGGGCGGCG is a genomic window containing:
- a CDS encoding CBM35 domain-containing protein; protein product: MRRQTTAVLSAAALAVAALLVPAGPATAAGNTLTVDVGTVVRPVTHVAAGGLYAVGSDSRPTTDQLLPLSVNGFTQPPPGTTHLGNGATQPCCDALSVAGNITRAGGQQLIRMPDIYPTFPYRWAGWPDWEQKVRTMVRARLAATTTTNIMGWELWNEPDWTWETAAAGSFHDGWTRTFRLVRSLDPVTPIVGPSWSWYDPARMRAFLTHARDTGTVPDVIVWHELGDMGWNDFAAHVADYRALERSLGISPRQISINEYNSLRQMDIPSVALHWMAVLERHGARDAHRAYWFEAGTFNGLFTTSGRPTASYWAYRWYGDMAGNIVRNVPQSWLDGVASYDSTRRIVNVVLGGDSGNNAVRLTGLGAFGSSVRVTVSSTPGTGRGTAVAAPTVLSSSTVPVTNGSVTVPVNGMTAEGVYQVLVTPAAGPTTSWQQVYEAENATVVNAATRTSSAASNGAYVGGIDGVADMRSHSFVDFVVNVPTARSYTMAVRYANGTGATSTHGLAYNGGAFSTVSYAPTAGWAQFATANVTVQLRAGYNVIRLAKGAPSFGGGVGYAELDSITLR